CCCGGCGGCAAGCCGGAGGCGGGCGAGACGCACGCCGAGGCGGCGGCGAGGGAGGCCGAGGAGGAGGTCGGCATCCCACTCCGGGCCGCTGGGCTGCGCCTTTTCCGTACGATCGACGCGCCCGCCCACAACCGCCCGCCCGGCACCCGGGTCCGCCTGATCACCTTCCTGGGTGACCCCGGCACCCCCGAGCCCACCCCGGCCCCGGCCAACGAGATCGCCGAGCTGGCCTGGTTCACCTCGGCCGACGCCGCCCGCTGCGCCCCGGCCATCCGCCTGCTGCTGGACGAGCTGGTCGGCGCGGGGCTAATCGACTGACTCGGCGAACCATCGGTTCGCCACCCGGGTGTGCAGGCTGAAGCCGAGCTCGGTGGGCGCGGTCAGCACCTCCAGCCCGAGCACCTCGGGCGGCGGGATGCCGGGCAACTGGCCCGCGTCGGCGAGCGGGGGCAGCAGGCCGAACACCAGCAACGTGCC
Above is a genomic segment from Actinoplanes ianthinogenes containing:
- a CDS encoding NUDIX hydrolase, whose protein sequence is MSEVVAAAWVWVRKRQVLVVRAHGSDAFYLPGGKPEAGETHAEAAAREAEEEVGIPLRAAGLRLFRTIDAPAHNRPPGTRVRLITFLGDPGTPEPTPAPANEIAELAWFTSADAARCAPAIRLLLDELVGAGLID